The sequence TTCAGCTTGGCTTTTGCTTGTCGGATCTACAGTAAAATATATAACATTACTGCCTGCCGGACATGGTACCCTCATATCACGATCTGTAGCTTGGCGCTCAGGACAATCACTTTTATCAGTACCGAGAGGACAAATAGAAGTTTGTGAATCAATACCACCATCGTCACAACTGTTATTATTTTTATAGAAATTTTTATCTATATTATCTAACCCACAGCTATCGTCATTATTTATTGGTTGTGTATAAAATTCACTAGTTGCCCCTGCACCACCATCAAAAAGCCCGGTATCTGCACATAAATAATGCACAGCTTCATTGCTATTTGCATCGATAATTTCGGGTTCACTTCCGGGTACTACACCATCTATAAGAGCTTGTGCTAAATTTGCCGCATTTGCGTTATTTAACTTTGCACCATAACCCAACGCTTGCTCTATTAACGATGCATCACAAGTTAGTTGCAATAACGATGACGGTTCTGCTTGCGTTTCTGCTATTTCTACACCGTTAAAAACATCTGCAACGCCATCGCCATCTTTATCTTCAACAGGTAAATCTTCACTTTGTCTCTCTAAAATGAAATATCCAAAAGCTGAAAATGGTTCACTATTACCAGGCAAAAACGATTCGAATACTTCTTCAAAAATCACAATTAATCTTGTTTGCTCAATTAGGGCGCCATCAACTAAACGAATATAGCGACGCCGTGTACGACCATCAGGTATGGGGTTTGCCCCAGACATGGCACCATTACGCGCTAATAATTGCTCGTCTTCTTCTGCCTGCCATGGTATTTGATTATTGCGACATTCATATCGATATGGAAAATTACTGTTTTGATCGACACTTATACCACGTGCAAAACCATCTACTAGCCAAGGTATTTGCTGCAACTCATAACCTAAGCCATAACGTTGTTGACAATTCGTATCGTTAGCTTTGGTTTCATAACGTCCACCTAAAACAACCGTCGCCTGTAAATTATTGATAAAATTTAAACATGTACCTGCTATGCTGCGCTCACATAAATTGGGTTCATTATTAAAATCGAAAGTAATGGCTGGATTTCCAGGGTACTGTAGAGCATCGTTACTTTCTATTCGCCCTTTGAGTTGTTTATCAACTTGTCTTAGATTAAATGCTATAGGCAATTCTGTAATACCGCTCGGTATCGGAATTGCGCGTTGATCATTAGTGAATGACACTAAACCAAGTTTACTTATATCAAATGGATAACAAGCACCATTTGGTGATTCGGGACAATCATTAACGGTATTGGGCCATCGCCATGACTCTGTACGCAAAGATGTCAATGCTGCAAGTAACTGCCTATAAGAAATGCTACCACGTCGAAATGCCGCCCATTGTTGAATTAAAGCATTACCTACTTTTGTAGAAATTTTATCATCATCACGACTTGCTTGTGATACTCGCCATTCATTTAGTTTATATGTACCAAATTGGGCAAAATAATATGCTTCACCTACCCATCTACCATCTGGTAGCTGTGAATAATCTAGCGAGATGGTTTTAAAACCCATTTTGGGGTTATTAATTTTAATATTTCCTTGCCAACGTGTTTTTTCTGCCGCATCAGCATTGGCTACTTCGATAATTACTTCGCCGCCAGGCTCTATACCGATATCAAATGATTGAACTTGTTGGGTATTGCCATACAGACCAATTTTTAGCCAAGCTAGTGGGCACTGCTCATTTGCATTACATTCTTTATCTTTTTCTTGTTGTTCAATTACCGTTTTTTTACTATCTATTGCATACGAAATTTCTAAACTTTTCTGCACAGTAAAAACTTCATAATCATCACTTTGATTGCTTATAATAAAAGTTTTACTATTTTTTATATTGGTAAACGTCAGATAGTTAGCGCTTATTGAATATGCTTGAGATACACTACTTAGCTCAATACTTTCATTTGGCTCTGCTATTTGCTTGCAATAACCATTTTCACCATCAATGATATTGCATGACTCACCAGTTTTGCAATTTTCTTCTTTTTCGGCATTACATTTTTCATGGCACACATGCTTGTAACAAATTTTATTTGCTGCACAATCAGATGTACCATTACAATCAGAATAACATTTACCATCAGCTTTGCATGTTTGAAATTCTGGGCAGTCAATATCATTATAGCATCTATTGCTTTCACCATCTGTTAAAACACATGTACCATTATCACAAATCCTTGCACCAATACAGCCTGGCATAAGTTTATCAACAGGGCAGTCACGCTTTGTACCATCGGCTAATATTAAATCACTTTCGCATGGTGTGTAGCATTTAGGATCTTTTGGCGGAGCTGCTTCAACGGCTACACATTGCCCTGCAACACATACTAATTCATTTGTATTACAAGCGTCATCTTCCCTACAATTGCAATATTGTTCACCGGGCACACATGTATTAATAGCAATAACATCAACATTACAATTACCATCAACACAATTACTTTCATTTACGTTTGCTTCGTTCTCTGTAGCGAGACATAGGTTATCAACGCATATAAGTTTAGGCCCATTTTCAATTATGCACTCACCACTAGGCAGGCACTCACAAGCGATCGTTCCAGGTGTGCAATTATTACTTTGATGGCTACAAGCATAAATAGTTACTGCGATTAAAAAATAGCAAAATGCTTTATGCATCATTGGCTCCTATTCAAATCGCAATTCTGGATTAGAGACTTCGGCACCTAGACGGTCAAAACATCGGGCTTTTATAGTAACGCCATAAAGATCAACGACTTCACCATCAGCATTATATACTTGCGCAATATCGTTAGTTAATGGCGCATCGTTGATATTAGCGAACGCTAGCGCCATGTATAAATCGTCATTTCGCATTTGACCACGTATCGTATTGTCGAATTTTATAGATTCTATTTGATAATTATTTTTTTCAATTAATACTTCACAGGCACGTACTTGCTTATTTGTTATTTTAAGTAATGAACCCTTGCGGTTTTGACATATATTGTTGCGACAAATAAGTCCTGCTTCACATTTACCATCATCACATGTGCATCCTCGATTTTTCTGCAGACATATATCTAATATGCAATAGCCACCCCGGCATATTAAATTGTCATCATTGCATGAGTTATTAGTATTACAAACACAATTTAACTGGCCAGCAGAGCAGGCTGTGTTATTATTTTTGCATCCCACATATATACTTATAATTATAATAATCTGACAAAATACAATAATACGTGTATGATTATAATTATCTATTTTTCGTTTCATTGTTTTTCACCCATGCTCTTCTTGTTGGTCTCTTTATTACCTTTATCTTTTTTATTGTCATTTTTGGACTTCTTTTTACCTGATCGTATTTTGTTGCTTATACGTTTGAAAAATTTAAATATACTATCAATCTTTTTGTTTGTTTTAGGATCCAACCTCGACTTAACCTGGTTAGTCATTTCTCCTATTGGTGAAGCACCTGTATTAAACTCCACAAAATTATCGATAACCATTATATTTCCATTTATTATATTTATAAACATTCTTAATCCGGCATTCAGCTGATTAACTGGCGACAACATATCATTTTGCGCCTGCCTATTTTTTAGTTGCTCAATAAAATCAGTAGGAATAGACATCCCATTTGTAAACGCTGCTTTAAAACCTTTTACAAAAGCCGCCCCCAGCAACTCTTTAATATTATTATTCACTTGCTCGTGATGACTTTCTTGTGTTTTATTATTGTCGTAATTCCATTTTCCTGCTTTTTTCTGCTGATAATACTCGGTCACAAGTCCTACAGAGAAACCCCCTATTCCTGCCAGTATATTTAATACTATGCGTCCATCACGATCTACTTTGTTTATTGGATTATTATGGGTATAACCATATACAACCGTTATTTCGTCAATATCTTCTATACCTTCTAATGTTTTTGGCGTAACTACTGCAAAAGCCGGGTCTGGACTTATCCATCTCCCGCTCCATGGATCAAGATAACGTTCGCCAAAATAATCAAGCCCACTCACCTTATCGCGTTCTTTACCGGTAAACCGTGATTCACTGTCACCTGTTTCAAAGCGATTCATACCGTAGGGAAAATATTCGGTTCTGCCAATTAGCTTGCCTGAAGTATCAGTAGTAGCGACAATGCCGCCTAAATGGTCAGTATGTAGGTAAGTTATATTATCTTTTGCCTTGGCAATTAGCCGCGCCGCCGAGCTCGCAAGTAGCTCATCAACATTTGATATCTGGATAGCATTATCTAACTTGTAAATATTTTGATTTAGTGCTTGTGCAATCCAAGCGTCACCTGCTGTTATTTCACCATCAGGCCGCAGAGTGATACTATCCCCTTCTAAAGTTACCGGGGCGATATCAGATAGTATTTTTGTAGCAAAATCTGCATCAATTTTTTTTGCAACTCTATCTTCACCTATTTTAATATAGAGCTTTGCTATGCCATCTTCTACCTCAAAGTCTTGGCCATAATAATAAGTAGTATTCGTTTTTTCGCGTTTAATCAGACGCTCACGTGATGCACCATATGTATAACTTGCGATAGGTTTACCTGCCTTTTTTACATCAGTTAAACGCCCTAAAAAATCCCATTGATAAGTATCATTACCACGTGTTATGCAATTTCCGGCTGCATCATAGGTATATATTAAATTACCCGCACGAGTTACTGCATGCGGTTGCGGCCCATCATATAGATATTGGCCAACATATGCAGCACTTTCTAAATTACGACTTGAAGTTTGTAATACTATATTACCCGCTAGATCATATGCAAATTCCATCTTTTCATTATACTGCAAACTATTTGGCTCAATATCTGCTTCAAGCAAACGATATAACGAGTCATATTTGTACTGGACATTACCAAGCGGCTCATCACTCATGACACGCTCATCAACTATTTCTAAAATATTACCGACACGATCACGATCGTATGCATATGCAACAATAGCCCCCCCCTTTGCATCAACGCCTTTGCGATTTATTATGCGTAAATTATCATCATATTGAAATTCAGTCACAACTTTGTTTGCGGCTTCAATTTCATTTATCTGCCCTTGCCCATTATATTTTATATTATTAATAATCTCATCAATACTTACTAACCTACCCATACTATCAACAACATATCGAATCTCCCAACCATTAGGATATTTATTGCTGATAACTCGTCCGGCATTATCATAATTTGTCTGTGTTATTAATGAATGGCCACCAAATATTCTTTCAGCTAATACTGTCTCACCTCTACTATTATAGCCAAACCGTTCACCGCCACGTATTGATTCAAGCGGATAAGTTGTTGCAACTAATTTACCTGCGATATTAGTACATATCTCTTTTGGGCATACATCATTCGTATCATAATTATAGGTTATTCGAGTTTCATCGGGAGCTGCATTATCCCATACTTCTAAAATACGGTTTGCACCATCATAACTGCTGTGTGTTTCGCTACCGCGTGCATCAATTGTACGAATACGATTGCCAGCAGCATCATAGAAAAATTGGGTTAAACCACGGTCTTTACTTTCAACATTAATTATGCGACCGAGAATATCATATTTTTGAACTTGTTGATTATTCGCTGCATCGATCCATTTATTTAAATTACCTAGCTCGTCATAAGAAAAATGGTGTATTAATGGTGGGCCAGTAGGTGCTGCATAGCGCTCAATACCTGTGCGTCTGCCCAAACCATCATAATATTCTATCTTAGGTGTACCACTATGTTCACTACTTGGGTTTGTATCCTCACGATCATAAAATACTGTTGCTACGGGTAAATACTGATAATATTCTTCACCACCCTTATCCCCGGGGTATATTCTTTTAGTTATTCTGCCTACCGCATCATATTCTGACTTTATTGACTCAACACCAATTGGCGATGTAATAGCGCATTTACTCTCACTACTAGTATATGGATAAAATATTTCACGAACTTCACCCTTAGGTTCATAAACCGTAAATCCACTAACATAATATTTATTCTCTGCTAAACGGTCTATCTCTTGAAATTTACGTCCATGACCATCAAAGCAAATTATATGCTCTATATCTTGTTCACCACCAGCTTTAGATCGCCGCTTCACCAGTATTCTACTTATGGGATTACCGTATTCGTAAAAATATTGTTCACCTGGTAGGTCGTCATAATCACCTGGTTTTATAACTACAGCTAATTGTCCGAAATTATCATATTTAAATTTGTTGTTATATACTTCACTAACAATTACATCATCCCGCACAACCATCCAATTTGTTGCAAGTGAAACTTGATCCCAAGTTTGGTCATAAGCGTAATTGCGCCGTAATTGATAGGGGCCAACTTTATCAACTAGATGAATATTGGTTTGTATGATCCGCAAGCCACTTTCATCATATACATAGGTACTTCTATGATCTAATCCTTCAACTGCCCCGTTAGCATCTATGCTCTCGACAATATTGCCATGTTTATCTAAGCGATTACGCTGCGTGTGTATAACTTCATTAAAACTATTTGCACGCTCTGTTACCCGAGTAACTACTCCGTTAGTTATTTGCCCAAGTTCAAGTCCTAAAAACTCACTACCATCATAATATATTGTCTCTTCGCTATAAAATGATGTTGTTAGGTTACCATTTTCGTCTGCCTTGCCATAATTTTGTATACGTATTGGCTTGCTTATAATCCATAAATCATTATTGTTTATCGGTAAAACATATTCTGTCTTTGTATATGCCTCATCACCTAGACACTGAGCACCGCAAGGCATAACTCCATCTTTATCACTACAACTTGCACATCCTTGATCTCCAATTGAGACTATACCATCATTAGCTTGCCAAATAACATTGCCAAAACCGTCATACCTATATCTTGTGCTAGTTGTAACCCATTCTTCTTTAGGCCGACCTTCTCGATACTCAGTAGTTTCTTTAACCTTACAAATATTACGCACGGGATTTTCTAAATTGCTTTGATTTATTTGCGCAATTAGACAGTCATCGTAAGTATTAGTCACCATCTGTATAGAGCGATTATTAGCACCACGAATTTCTCGATTTAATAATAAATCACGTCGATATATATCTACATCACCAACCTCATATGTTTCTAATGCGATAGCTTCTTCATTATTTTCATCGCCTCTTTCATACTGTTCAACTTTAGCATATCCCCGTAGCGCCTTTTCTTTACCATCGTAAAAACCATCGTGATAAACATAATCTATTATTTGAATTATTTCTGGATTCAGTGCATCCCATTCTTCCAAGCGATCAACTACAGTCATTGCAAATGGTATTGGATGCTTCCACGCCCCTGGCCCTCCATCACGCACAAGATGTACCACAGATATGCCATAGGTTATCTGTGTTACCTTACCAAGACCATTTTCAATACGCGTTAGTAAGTTTGGTCGCACCGGAAATACTTCAAGAAACTTTACGTTACCTGACAAATCTATCCAAACAATATCAGTTGAACCATTGCCGTTCATATCAGCAAACAAAACATTGGTATTAGTTCTCTCGGGGATTATACCTTCAACATCTTCGCTTTTAAGAACTCGCCTAGCATCAAATACCTCACCATTACGATTAAGCCAATAATGTACTTCATTACCGGCAACCAAAACTAAATCTGCTAACCCGTCACCATTAAGATCTTCAAGCTCAGCTAATATTGCTTCTTGATCAAAAAAAGTAAAACCGCCGATAACTATCCACGGTCCCCATTGACCAAATCCCAGATTAAGGCGATAACGCACTTCACTCATGGTCACTTGCACCGGGTCAAGTAATCCATCGCCATTCATATCATTTAATTCAAGGCTATCTGATTCAAATCCGGCGCCAATGGCGGCAACAGCATAATCTGATTGAAAGCCGCCATTACCCAAATTCTGGTATATTGTGGTTATATTTGCGGTGCTGGCAAATTCACTACGAATCAAATCAATACGTTTATCGTTATCATAATCTATAAAACGCACCGTACGTAATTGACCATCTGATGGATCAAAATCACCTGCAAGATCTGGTAGGCCACTATTCTCGGCAGTCCATAAAGAGTATGCATCACTCCAATCTCCTGTCCCTTTGTTACGCAAAACAATACCGGTCTGCGCATTTATTAAATCGGTATGACCATCACCATCAGCGTCTAACACTTGCACATAGGGAGAACTCAAATCATGTGAGCCCTGATGACCATTGGGTAATTTACTTTCTATGGGAAATGAAAATTTATGAGTGCCATCTACCGCTAGAGTATTAATATAAAAACGATGAGGTGCCCCGGGCCTTGAGGTATCGAGCACATCAGGTAGTGCATCACCATTTATATCAATTAATGTCGCATCGCCGGTGCCAATATTTACCCCGCCTTCAAGTGTACCTAAGCTTTTTACAACGGGTCGATTACAATTTTTATATTTATCACACAGACTACCAAGTGATTGTGAGTATGAAAACTTTTGATCTATTGGAAATGCTGCATTTTCATGGCCGAAAATTTGAATCCGAGCTAAATGGGTAAACCCACCTGAGAGATTATAATCTTCGTATTCTAATAAATACCGTCGGATCTGTTCACCATGAGCAAAAACATAAATATTGCTGAGTCTTTCTGTCAATAATTCATTAAAACCAGCTTTACAATCAGAAAGCCTGTCATAACGAGGTTCATAAATAAATGTTGCCTCATATAAAGGCACATTATTAATAAACACCCACCTAATACGTTGTATCAATGCCAC is a genomic window of Deltaproteobacteria bacterium containing:
- a CDS encoding VCBS repeat-containing protein; protein product: MSFVSVEVGAQTGVSDDRVSLPEGPGSLEGVGENIDIVSNMGQMHYSVPIELPKGYGSLTPSLVLNYSSGGGGSVVGMGWSLEIPYIERRTVRGLPKYNRNDSFAYNGVEQLITIPNTEPPLLRSRFEKSFIRYRWYVNAEGREGYFTAEYPDGRIGYFGADANGKIIEQARVSGDTVTFRYHLVEMVDRLGHRVHYQYALSDNVALIQRIRWVFINNVPLYEATFIYEPRYDRLSDCKAGFNELLTERLSNIYVFAHGEQIRRYLLEYEDYNLSGGFTHLARIQIFGHENAAFPIDQKFSYSQSLGSLCDKYKNCNRPVVKSLGTLEGGVNIGTGDATLIDINGDALPDVLDTSRPGAPHRFYINTLAVDGTHKFSFPIESKLPNGHQGSHDLSSPYVQVLDADGDGHTDLINAQTGIVLRNKGTGDWSDAYSLWTAENSGLPDLAGDFDPSDGQLRTVRFIDYDNDKRIDLIRSEFASTANITTIYQNLGNGGFQSDYAVAAIGAGFESDSLELNDMNGDGLLDPVQVTMSEVRYRLNLGFGQWGPWIVIGGFTFFDQEAILAELEDLNGDGLADLVLVAGNEVHYWLNRNGEVFDARRVLKSEDVEGIIPERTNTNVLFADMNGNGSTDIVWIDLSGNVKFLEVFPVRPNLLTRIENGLGKVTQITYGISVVHLVRDGGPGAWKHPIPFAMTVVDRLEEWDALNPEIIQIIDYVYHDGFYDGKEKALRGYAKVEQYERGDENNEEAIALETYEVGDVDIYRRDLLLNREIRGANNRSIQMVTNTYDDCLIAQINQSNLENPVRNICKVKETTEYREGRPKEEWVTTSTRYRYDGFGNVIWQANDGIVSIGDQGCASCSDKDGVMPCGAQCLGDEAYTKTEYVLPINNNDLWIISKPIRIQNYGKADENGNLTTSFYSEETIYYDGSEFLGLELGQITNGVVTRVTERANSFNEVIHTQRNRLDKHGNIVESIDANGAVEGLDHRSTYVYDESGLRIIQTNIHLVDKVGPYQLRRNYAYDQTWDQVSLATNWMVVRDDVIVSEVYNNKFKYDNFGQLAVVIKPGDYDDLPGEQYFYEYGNPISRILVKRRSKAGGEQDIEHIICFDGHGRKFQEIDRLAENKYYVSGFTVYEPKGEVREIFYPYTSSESKCAITSPIGVESIKSEYDAVGRITKRIYPGDKGGEEYYQYLPVATVFYDREDTNPSSEHSGTPKIEYYDGLGRRTGIERYAAPTGPPLIHHFSYDELGNLNKWIDAANNQQVQKYDILGRIINVESKDRGLTQFFYDAAGNRIRTIDARGSETHSSYDGANRILEVWDNAAPDETRITYNYDTNDVCPKEICTNIAGKLVATTYPLESIRGGERFGYNSRGETVLAERIFGGHSLITQTNYDNAGRVISNKYPNGWEIRYVVDSMGRLVSIDEIINNIKYNGQGQINEIEAANKVVTEFQYDDNLRIINRKGVDAKGGAIVAYAYDRDRVGNILEIVDERVMSDEPLGNVQYKYDSLYRLLEADIEPNSLQYNEKMEFAYDLAGNIVLQTSSRNLESAAYVGQYLYDGPQPHAVTRAGNLIYTYDAAGNCITRGNDTYQWDFLGRLTDVKKAGKPIASYTYGASRERLIKREKTNTTYYYGQDFEVEDGIAKLYIKIGEDRVAKKIDADFATKILSDIAPVTLEGDSITLRPDGEITAGDAWIAQALNQNIYKLDNAIQISNVDELLASSAARLIAKAKDNITYLHTDHLGGIVATTDTSGKLIGRTEYFPYGMNRFETGDSESRFTGKERDKVSGLDYFGERYLDPWSGRWISPDPAFAVVTPKTLEGIEDIDEITVVYGYTHNNPINKVDRDGRIVLNILAGIGGFSVGLVTEYYQQKKAGKWNYDNNKTQESHHEQVNNNIKELLGAAFVKGFKAAFTNGMSIPTDFIEQLKNRQAQNDMLSPVNQLNAGLRMFINIINGNIMVIDNFVEFNTGASPIGEMTNQVKSRLDPKTNKKIDSIFKFFKRISNKIRSGKKKSKNDNKKDKGNKETNKKSMGEKQ